The Aedes aegypti strain LVP_AGWG chromosome 3, AaegL5.0 Primary Assembly, whole genome shotgun sequence genome contains a region encoding:
- the LOC5563617 gene encoding serine protease easter, translated as MSQSVYRIVVLVALLLQVFCSELPENCINPAGKQGKCVPFRNCRSFVKLLQRSPIPPKDMRFLKASQCSEPNASGSSVLVCCPKEEKLLKPPYCGVGESDRLIGGQLAFLSEFPWTALIEYRRNSSDETRFRCGATLIGPKYVLTAAHCVHEGSNDFWKAIGVRLGEHDLDTTHDCEFGECAAPPITAGIERIIVHENYKPRHKEHTDDIALIRLDREIQFSEDVAPICLPVEESIRNRNISGIWNAKSVGWGVSESAIASRQKLKSHLAILDSESCRKLDKATLRDTQFCTEMQSDRETCTADDGGSLVIRGHLNGLFGHNFLYGVASFGKDNLCGAKGEPAVFTDVTQYIEWIESNIEL; from the exons ATGAGTCAATCTGTCTACCGAATTGTTGTATTGGTAGCACTATTATTGCAGGTATTTTGTTCGG AACTTCCGGAAAACTGCATCAACCCAGCTGgaaagcaaggaaaatgcgtgCCATTTCGAAATTGTCGATCTTTCGTCAAACTTCTGCAGCGTAGCCCGATTCCTCCCAAAGATATGAGGTTTCTGAAGGCAAGTCAATGCTCAGAACCGAATGCAAGTGGTTCGTCGGTTTTA GTATGCTGCCCGAAGgaggagaaacttctgaaaccTCCGTACTGTGGCGTAGGAGAAAGTGACCGGTTGATTGGTGGCCAGTTAGCATTTCTTAGTGAATTTCCATGGACAGCTCTCATTGAGTATCGTCGCAATTCAAGCGACGAAACCAGATTTCGCTGCGGAGCCACTTTGATTGGTCCCAAATATGTTCTCACTGCTGCACACTGTGTTCATGAAGGCTCTAATGACTTTTGGAAAGC AATCGGAGTTCGTCTGGGCGAGCACGACCTCGACACAACTCATGATTGTGAGTTCGGAGAGTGCGCAGCCCCACCCATTACTGCGGGAATCGAAAGGATCATTGTTCACGAGAACTACAAACCACGCCATAAGGAGCATACCGACGACATTGCGTTGATTCGACTGGACAGAGAGATCCAGTTTAGTGAAGACGTTGCCCCCATTTGCTTACCCGTCGAGGAATCGATTCGCAATAGAAATATCAGTGGAATATGGAACGCTAAATCCGTTGGTTGGGGGGTATCTGAATCAG CAATCGCTTCGCGTCAGAAGTTGAAAAGCCActtggccatcttggattccgaGAGCTGCCGCAAACTGGACAAGGCCACCCTTAGAGATACGCAGTTTTGTACGGAAATGCAAAGTGATCGCGAAACATGCACGGCGGACGATGGGGGATCCCTCGTTATCAGGGGTCATCTGAATGGGTTGTTCGGGCACAACTTTCTGTATGGCGTTGCTAGCTTTGGAAAGGATAACCTTTGTGGAGCAAAAGGGGAGCCTGCAGTGTTTACCGATGTTACTCAGTACATCGAATGGATTGAGAGTAATATTGAGCTATAA